A genomic region of Dreissena polymorpha isolate Duluth1 chromosome 4, UMN_Dpol_1.0, whole genome shotgun sequence contains the following coding sequences:
- the LOC127878122 gene encoding L-rhamnose-binding lectin ELEL-1-like — protein MTLYFTAVLLSLACLSQVALGSVIVCENSSLYLSCPFYQRIYVGTANYGRTRGKIICDSKWTPNYRVYCRSATSTSIVRRMCNGKTLCNVPATNRVFGDPCIGIFKYLEVQYACF, from the exons ATGACTCTGTACTTTACTGCTGTACTACTGAGTCTCGCTTGTTTGTCGCAAGTTG CACTCGGGAGTGTGATCGTATGCGAGAATTCGTCCCTCTACTTGTCTTGCCCCTTCTATCAGAGGATTTATGTTGGTACGGCGAATTATGGTCGCACGAGGGGGAAAATTATCTGCGATTCAAAGTGGACACCGAACTACAGAGTATACTGCAGGTCCGCAACCTCCACCAGCATTGTCCGGAGAATGTGCAACGGCAAGACCTTGTGCAATGTCCCAGCCACCAACCGCGTGTTTGGAGACCCATGCATTGGTATCTTCAAATATCTGGAGGTCCAATACGCATGCTTTTAA
- the LOC127878119 gene encoding heat shock 70 kDa protein 12A-like, with protein sequence MSLWNKPIHTETMVDDECGRKLPALTVFSLSIRYMKEDLEKISENRVAGLKPDDIHWVLTVPAIWNDSAKQIMRLAAEQAGISKDKLSIALEPEAASLYCRHLPVLCDGESSILTFQTGKKYLVVDAGGGTIDITVHEVCAGGNLKEIHRASGGDWGGTKIDGAFMNFLGQIAGNTTMQRFKDENMEDYLELLRDFEIKKRDIAVGSKTKVTIKVPSTLFNLVEEMTHMSMQDKLTSSDYGKQVSLTGNKIRLDADLVRSFFSTTLTQIITHTSDLLEKPDCVGVEAILMVGGFSESKLLQEIFKLTFSQLKIVIPAEAGLAVLKGAVIFGHCPTAINVRISKYTYGVQTTRIFDEKIHPSSQRSVYDDGTVRCINLFDIIVREGDKLVVGGAHTQSSYRPVNESQKSMNIPIFISRNRNAKFTTDLGCTHVGTILVPLAGRGTDRSVTVRMLFGGTEIIVECVENATNRIRRLNIDFLT encoded by the exons ATGTCGTTGTGGAACAAG CCTATACACACGGAAACCATGGTAGACGATGAATGTGGTCGAAAGCTCCCAGCTTTGACAGTTTTTTCACTGTCAATCAG GTACATGAAAGAAGATTTGGAGAAAATATCCGAGAACCGAGTGGCAGGTTTGAAGCCAGACGATATTCACTGGGTTCTTACCGTGCCTGCTATTTGGAATGATTCGGCAAAACAGATTATGAGATTGGCTGCAGAACAA GCCGGAATCTCCAAAGACAAACTTTCCATTGCTCTCGAACCAGAGGCAGCCTCCTTATACTGCAGACATCTTCCTGTGCTGTGTGATGGGGAATCAAGCATTCTCACATTTCAAACCGGAAAGAAATACTTAGTTGTTGACGCAGGAG GTGGGACAATTGACATAACGGTACACGAAGTTTGTGCCGGTGGAAATCTCAAAGAAATACATAGGGCAAGTGGTGGTGATTGGGGTGGGACGAAGATCGACGGGGCTTTTATGAATTTTCTTGGACAAATTGCAG gtaACACTACAATGCAACGATTCAAAGATGAGAATATGGAAGATTACCTTGAACTACTTCGTGATTTTGAAATCAAGAAGAGAGATATAGCTGTTGGATCGAAAACTAAAGTAACAATTAAAGTTCCATCTACTCTGTTTAACCTAGTAGAGGAAATGACACACATGTCAATGCAAGACAAACTAACATCATCCGATTACGGAAAACAG GTTAGCCTGACCGGAAACAAAATTCGATTGGATGCGGACCTCGTGCGGTCCTTCTTTAGCACAACATTGACACAGATTATTACGCATACATCTGATCTTCTTGAAAAGCCAGACTGCGTCGGAGTTGAAGCCATTCTGATGGTGGGTGGTTTCTCCGAGTCTAAGCTTCTTCAGGAAATCTTTAAACTGACGTTTTCGCAGCTGAAAATCGTAATTCCGGCAGAAGCTGGACTTGCTGTACTCAAGGGGGCAGTAATTTTCGGTCATTGTCCAACTGCGATTAATGTACGCATTTCAAAGTATACCTATGGTGTACAAACAACAAGAATCTTTGACGAAAAAATACACCCTTCCTCGCAGCGTTCAGTTTACGATGACGGAACAGTCCGATGTATAAATCTGTTTGACATTATTGTTAGAGAAGGAGATAAACTTGTCGTAGGTGGAGCTCATACGCAAAGCTCATATCGGCCTGTCAATGAATCACAGAAGTCAATGAATATTCcaatttttatttcaagaaatagGAATGCTAAATTTACAACCGATCTTGGATGCACACATGTTGGCACAATTCTGGTTCCATTGGCCGGAAGAGGCACGGATCGTTCGGTTACGGTTCGAATGCTTTTTGGTGGCACTGAAATCATTGTTGAGTGTGTAGAAAATGCTACCAACAGAATCAGACGGTTGAATATAGATTTTCTGACGTAA
- the LOC127878118 gene encoding heat shock 70 kDa protein 12A-like isoform X2 has product MAAKGKALVVAAIDFGTTYSGWAFSFKHDYDRDPTKVSAKTWIGGQLTSLKGPTCILIKPDGKTLEAFAYDAETRYSELSENNEHKRWYYFRRFKMELWKKSIHKDTVLEDECGRELLALTVFCLSIRFMKDDLCKISESQVAGLKADDIHWVLTVPAIWNDSAKQFMRLAAEQAGISSDKLTLALEPEAASLYCRHLPVQKDGESSLSTLRAGKKYLVLDAGGGTIDITVHEVCTEGNLKEVHNASGGDWGGTKVDAAFMEFLGKITDKKAMQKFKDDNMEDYIELLRDFEIKKRAIDTSKPGKITIKVPISLIEHVKDVTGMPLKDKLQSSGYGKQVTLAGDKIRLDPDIMRSFFSTSLTKIVGHVSDLLQKVECSGVEAILMVGGYSECMLLQESIKQRFPQLKIIVPPEAGLAVMKGAVIYGHSPMAITERVSKYTYGTDISCTFIDGEHPWSKRQIQKDGVIRCTDIFSKLVEVGDKLVVGQAQNEASYTPIFDDQTAMGVTIFATSDKNPKFTTDVGCQKIGAISVPLAGSGTSRSVKVRMIFGGTEITVECLETATGKITRLPINFLI; this is encoded by the exons ATG GCTGCAAAAGGAAAAGCTTTAGTGGTTGCCGCGATCGATTTTGGGACGACCTACTCAGGCTGGGCGTTTTCATTTAAACACGATTACGACCGGGATCCGACAAAAGTGTCAGCAAAAACATGGATTGGTGGCCAGCTTACTTCCTTGAAAG GTCCTACGTGTATATTGATAAAACCAGACGGAAAGACACTTGAGGCATTTGCATATGATGCAGAAACTCGCTACAGTGAACTGAGCGAAAACAATGAACACAAACGATGGTACTACTTTCGAAGGTTCAAAATGGAATTGTGGAAGAAG TCCATTCATAAAGACACAGTCTTAGAAGACGAATGTGGCCGAGAGCTCCTAGCATTGACAGTGTTTTGCCTTTCAATCAG ATTCATGAAGGATGATCTGTGCAAGATATCGGAAAGTCAAGTGGCGGGATTGAAAGCAGACGACATTCACTGGGTCCTGACCGTGCCTGCTATTTGGAATGATTCAGCGAAACAGTTTATGAGACTGGCTGCGGAGCAG GCCGGGATTTCATCAGACAAGCTGACCCTTGCACTTGAGCCAGAAGCAGCCTCACTGTACTGCAGACATCTTCCTGTCCAGAAAGATGGGGAATCAAGTCTTTCCACACTGAGggctggaaaaaaatatttagttcTAGATGCAGGAG GTGGAACAATTGATATTACGGTCCACGAAGTGTGCACAGAAGGAAACCTAAAAGAAGTCCACAATGCGAGCGGGGGAGACTGGGGAGGAACGAAAGTTGATGCAGCATTTATGGAATTTCTTGGAAAGATAACAG ATAAAAAGGCAATGCAGAAATTCAAAGATGATAATATGGAAGATTATATTGAACTTCTTCGTGATTTTGAGATAAAAAAGAGAGCTATAGACACGTCAAAGCCTGGTAAAATAACCATCAAAGTACCCATTTCACTGATTGAGCATGTGAAAGATGTAACAGGAATGCCATTGAAAGACAAACTGCAATCGTCGGGTTACGGAAAACAG GTTACGCTGGCCGGGGATAAAATTCGCTTGGATCCAGATATAATGCGTTCGTTCTTTAGCACATCTTTGACGAAAATCGTCGGACATGTTTCTGATTTGCTACAAAAAGTTGAATGTAGTGGCGTGGAGGCCATATTGATGGTTGGGGGATACTCCGAGTGCATGCTTCTCCAAGAATCCATCAAACAGCGGTTTCCGCAGCTGAAAATCATCGTTCCACCCGAGGCAGGGCTTGCTGTTATGAAGGGTGCAGTCATATATGGCCATTCTCCCATGGCCATTACCGAGCGCGTTTCAAAGTATACATACGGTACAGATATATCATGCACCTTCATCGACGGGGAGCACCCATGGTCTAAACGTCAGATTCAAAAAGATGGTGTCATACGGTGTACAGATATATTTTCCAAACTTGTTGAAGTTGGAGATAAGCTTGTTGTCGGCCAAGCACAGAATGAGGCATCATATACACCAATATTCGATGATCAGACAGCTATGGGTGTGACAATATTTGCTACTAGTGACAAAAATCCCAAATTTACAACCGATGTCGGATGCCAGAAAATTGGCGCTATTAGTGTACCACTTGCTGGTAGTGGGACCTCACGGTCGGTTAAGGTTCGCATGATTTTTGGTGGTACTGAAATTACCGTGGAGTGCCTGGAAACAGCTACTGGGAAAATCACACGGTTGCCAATTAACTTCCTGATTTAA
- the LOC127878118 gene encoding heat shock 70 kDa protein 12A-like isoform X3: MAAKGKALVVAAIDFGTTYSGWAFSFKHDYDRDPTKVSAKTWIGGQLTSLKGPTCILIKPDGKTLEAFAYDAETRYSELSENNEHKRWYYFRRFKMELWKKSIHKDTVLEDECGRELLALTVFCLSIRFMKDDLCKISESQVAGLKADDIHWVLTVPAIWNDSAKQFMRLAAEQAGISSDKLTLALEPEAASLYCRHLPVQKDGESSLSTLRAGKKYLVLDAGGGTIDITVHEVCTEGNLKEVHNASGGDWGGTKVDAAFMEFLGKITDKKAMQKFKDDNMEDYIELLRDFEIKKRAIDTSKPGKITIKVPISLIEHVKDVTGMPLKDKLQSSGYGKQVTLAGDKIRLDPDIMRSFFSTSLTKIVGHVSDLLQKVECSGVEAILMVGGYSECMLLQESIKQRFPQLKIIVPPEAGLAVMKGAVIYGHSPMAITERVSKYTYGTDISCTFIDGEHPWSKRQIQKDGVIRCTDIFSKLVEVGDKLVVGQAQNEASYTPIFDDQTAMGVTIFATSDKNPKFTTDVGCQKIGAISVPLAGSGTERSVEVRMIFGGTEITVECQETATGKITRLPINFLI, encoded by the exons ATG GCTGCAAAAGGAAAAGCTTTAGTGGTTGCCGCGATCGATTTTGGGACGACCTACTCAGGCTGGGCGTTTTCATTTAAACACGATTACGACCGGGATCCGACAAAAGTGTCAGCAAAAACATGGATTGGTGGCCAGCTTACTTCCTTGAAAG GTCCTACGTGTATATTGATAAAACCAGACGGAAAGACACTTGAGGCATTTGCATATGATGCAGAAACTCGCTACAGTGAACTGAGCGAAAACAATGAACACAAACGATGGTACTACTTTCGAAGGTTCAAAATGGAATTGTGGAAGAAG TCCATTCATAAAGACACAGTCTTAGAAGACGAATGTGGCCGAGAGCTCCTAGCATTGACAGTGTTTTGCCTTTCAATCAG ATTCATGAAGGATGATCTGTGCAAGATATCGGAAAGTCAAGTGGCGGGATTGAAAGCAGACGACATTCACTGGGTCCTGACCGTGCCTGCTATTTGGAATGATTCAGCGAAACAGTTTATGAGACTGGCTGCGGAGCAG GCCGGGATTTCATCAGACAAGCTGACCCTTGCACTTGAGCCAGAAGCAGCCTCACTGTACTGCAGACATCTTCCTGTCCAGAAAGATGGGGAATCAAGTCTTTCCACACTGAGggctggaaaaaaatatttagttcTAGATGCAGGAG GTGGAACAATTGATATTACGGTCCACGAAGTGTGCACAGAAGGAAACCTAAAAGAAGTCCACAATGCGAGCGGGGGAGACTGGGGAGGAACGAAAGTTGATGCAGCATTTATGGAATTTCTTGGAAAGATAACAG ATAAAAAGGCAATGCAGAAATTCAAAGATGATAATATGGAAGATTATATTGAACTTCTTCGTGATTTTGAGATAAAAAAGAGAGCTATAGACACGTCAAAGCCTGGTAAAATAACCATCAAAGTACCCATTTCACTGATTGAGCATGTGAAAGATGTAACAGGAATGCCATTGAAAGACAAACTGCAATCGTCGGGTTACGGAAAACAG GTTACGCTGGCCGGGGATAAAATTCGCTTGGATCCAGATATAATGCGTTCGTTCTTTAGCACATCTTTGACGAAAATCGTCGGACATGTTTCTGATTTGCTACAAAAAGTTGAATGTAGTGGCGTGGAGGCCATATTGATGGTTGGGGGATACTCCGAGTGCATGCTTCTCCAAGAATCCATCAAACAGCGGTTTCCGCAGCTGAAAATCATCGTTCCACCCGAGGCAGGGCTTGCTGTTATGAAGGGTGCAGTCATATATGGCCATTCTCCCATGGCCATTACCGAGCGCGTTTCAAAGTATACATACGGTACAGATATATCATGCACCTTCATCGACGGGGAGCACCCATGGTCTAAACGTCAGATTCAAAAAGATGGTGTCATACGGTGTACAGATATATTTTCCAAACTTGTTGAAGTTGGAGATAAGCTTGTTGTCGGCCAAGCACAGAATGAGGCATCATATACACCAATATTCGATGATCAGACAGCTATGGGTGTGACAATATTTGCTACTAGTGACAAAAATCCCAAATTTACAACCGATGTCGGATGCCAGAAAATTGGCGCTATTAGT